The Acidobacteriota bacterium genomic sequence CGTCCACGAACTGGTCGACCGGAAGTCGCGTCCGCGCACGGGCGCGTCGCCTGCGTCCAGGACGCCGGCACGCGTCGTCGCCGGCCGTGTCGACCGCGTCGCACGGTTCGTCCCGGGCGCCACGTGCCTCGTGCGATCGCTTGCCGCCCGACTCCTCCTCGGATGGGCAGGCCACGAGTCTCGGCTGCGGATCGGGGTCGCTCGCCCCGGGCAGGCTGGTCTCGAGGCCCATGCCTGGGTGGAGTGCGACGGTGTCACGGTGCTCGGCGCGACCACCGACACCCACTTCACCCCGCTGCCCGATCTTCCGCCTCGCTCCAGGGCGTCATGAGCCGAGAGGTCGCGCTCCTGGCGGCGGTCGCGCGGGCTCACTCGGGCGGTGGGACCGATCGCCTCCGCCAGGCGGTGGCCGGCATCGAGGCCTGGGCACCGGTGCTTCGACTGGCGGCCGTTCACGGCGTGATGCCGCTCACCGCCTCGACGCTGCTCCAATGGGCCGGTGACGTCCTGCCGCCGCCCGTGGCCGTCGACCTGCGCGACCGCGTGCGCGACAACGCTCGCCGCATGCTCGGGCTTTCGGCGGAGCTTCGGCGGATTCGCGATGCCTTCGACCGATCGGGCCTGCGGGTCCTGGCGTTCAAGGGACCCACGCTGGCGATGCTGGCCTACGGGAACGTGGCGTTGCGCCGATCGCGAGACCTGGACCTGCTCGTCGAGCCGGGTTCGCTCCCGCGTGCCCACGACCTCGTCGCCGACCTGGGGTATGGGATCGCCGACCCGCTGACGTCGCTTGCTGGCGCCGACCTCCGGCAGTACCTGCGGTCGTCGCACCAGGCCGAGTACGTCAACACCGCGTTGGCGATGCGCATCGACGTGCAGACCGCGCTTGCGCCTCCGTTTCTTCCCTCACCGGACTTCGACCAGCTCTGGGACCGACGCACGCTGGTGGCACTGCCGGGAGGAGCGGTCGACGCGATCGGGCCCGCCGACCTCCTGCCCGCGCTCTGCCAGCACGGGCTGCGTCACGGGTGGGAACGCTTCCAGTGGGTCGTCGACGTCGCGTTGCTCGCGGCTCGCTCACCCATCACGACGGGCGCCGAGAGGCTCGAGAACGGCTGGGCGGCGTCGCGCGCCGTCGCCCTCGGGCTGTCGCTCGCCGAGGAGACGACCGGCATCGACGGCGGCAGGACCGCCACGCGCGTGGTGGCCGACGCCGGGGTGCGCCGCCTCACCCGGATCGCGGCCCGAGCGCTCTTCGAGGACGCCACCGTCAGACAGCGCGCGTGGACCAACTTCAGGCTCCAGTACGGCGCCCAGGAGCACTGGCGGGCGAAGGCGCGATACCTGCGGGCGCTCGCAGAGACACGCTCGAACGCCGATTGGGCGGCCTCGCCATCGGCCGCTTCATCCTCTTCCCTCGTTTCCGCGCTCCAGCGAACGTGGCGTCTCGCCATCGACTACGGCGGCGGATGGTGGTCGCGCGGCTCGTCGAGGCGCCACACGTAGAAGCGCGACGTCCAGCGCGGGCCCCACCGGTCGCGACGCCACCAGAAGCGCACGAGGCCCCGCACATCGAGGGCCGAGGCCTGTCCCAGCCACCAACTGCCGGTGTGGTACAGCCCCTGCTGGCTCGTGTACCCGGGCAGGTCGGTGGGCGAGGCGCTCCCGGCGAGGACGAAGGGCGCGCGGGGTGGGTCCTCGACCTCCTCCACGTAGCTCACCTGGACGTCTCGCAGGTACCAGTGGAACGGCCACTGGTACGGCCGCTCGATCTCCGCCACCGGCTCGCCCGGTGCGGCCGTGGCCGATCGCTGGGCGATGGCGTCGACCACGAGGCGGACGTCGCCCGCGAACTCGACCTGCAGCATCGGCTCGCCGACGTTGTGGCGATTGAACGTCAGCAGGGCCACCGTGCTCCAGGTCGCGATCGCCGAGCAGACGACGACGACCGTCGCAAGGATGCCCCGCCACGGACCGGTCGTCGCGTCCCACCAGCGTGTCAGCCGGATCGCCACCACGAGCAGCCACGGCACGACGACGTGGACGGCGAGCCAGGGCACCTTCTCTCCAGCATACGAGTAAAGCACCGTGACCATCGATGCGACACACACCAGGTAGGCCTCGGTGTCGCGCCCCCTCGCCAGCAGTTCGCGCACGGCGCCGAGCACGAGTCCGGCGCCGAGCACGACGAAGGGCGCGTGCAGGCGATGGAGATGCGCGATCGCGCGCAGGGCCGCTTGCTGGTCCGGGTCGAGCCACAGCACGCCGAAGGCCGTCGCGGCGGCAGCGGCCACGGTCAGCCACAGCAGGCGCCGGCGGCGGACCGCGTCCTCGATCACCAACCCCAGGGCGCCAAGGAGGATCAGCGGTTCGTAGACGAGCAGCAGGACGCCGTAGTAGTGAAACGGCCCGCCGAGCCGCTCCTCCGCGTGCATCGCGGCCCAGTGCAGGACGGGATCGACCAGAGGCGCCGATGCCGTCCGCGCCAGCGCCGTGGCGAAACCACCCGCGTGGTCGACGTGGTACTGAAAGGTGGTCAGGTAAAGGGCGGCAAGGATGAAGGCTGCCAGCAGCCCCAGCCACCGCCAGCCGCGGAACGCGCGCAGCGCGCTCCAGACGTCGCGACCGTCGACAGGCGAGTGCCGTGCGCGACACAGCATCCACGTCCCTGCAGCCGCCACGATGAACCAGATGTTCAGCTTCGTCGCGATCCCCAGCGACAGGGTGGCCGCGCCGAGGGCGACCACCCTCGACGTCGGGAACCGTCCGAGGGCGAGCGGCACCCACAGCAGCACGAGCGACCACAAGGCGACGAGCGCGTCGTGGTTGTTGAAGCGGGAGTAGAAGACGAGTGTGGGCGACGTGGCGGCCAGCGCGGCCGCCACGAGTGCGGGCGCCGGCCCGATGATCCGCCTGAACAGGGACACGAAGGCGAAGACGAGGACGACACCCGCCACGGCGCTCACGAGGCGCGCCTGCAGGTCGCCGGCACCGAAGAGGCCGAAGACGAGCGCCTCGAGGTGATAGAGCAGCGGTCCGTGGTACACGGGATCGGCGTGATAGCCGCGGCCCGAGAGGAGTTCCGCCGCGAACCAGGCGTGAACGGCCTCGTCATGGTGCATGAAGCGCCCGCCGAGGTTCCAGAACCTCGTCGCCAGCGCGGCGAGCCCCACGAGCGCGACGACCGCCCAGTACACGCCGAACGATCCGAGTCGCACCGACTTCATGGGGTGCGACCGTCCACGATCTCGTAGATCCGCATCGATCCCGACGCGAAAGCGAGCCGCCCGAAGCGTGGCCAGCGCGCTTCGTCGAGGCCGGGATACCTGGCGCGCTCCACCCCCCCGACGACCACGTAGCGGACCTCGTAGTGGCGGAGCGCCCGCCACGAGTCGTCGTCCGGGCCGAGGTAGATTCGGTCGATCGCCTCCTCGCGCTCGTGGAGCCGGCCCGTCCAGCGGGCGTGACTTCGCCACAGGCCCTGATGCCCGCGCCATCCGAGGATGGTCGGCAGGCCGGTGTTCGCCGAGATGCGGCCGGCGAACCCGTAGCTGTCGCCCGTCGCCTCGACGATGACCGCTTGGCCCGTCGTCTGTGTTCGGAAGAAGGTCACCGCGTCGTAGACATCCGGGACGCGCTCGCGGAGGTAACGGTGCCCATCAAGCGTCGGCTGGCGCCAGCCGGCCCGGACCTGCGTCGCCACCCATACCGCCGGGAAGACCGCCTGGCCAGCAAGGCAGGCTCCCAGCACGAGCAGACCGGTCCTCCGCCGCCAGGGCCGGTCTGCCGAGAGCACTCGCTGCCACGCGAGCGGGACGATCGGTGCGGCGCACAACACGGCGAGCCAGTGCAGCTTGAAGACCGTGTTCATCCGCTCGTTGGGCGGGCCGTACATGTCGTCGAGATGCACGATCTCGGGGATCGTCCACGCCATCAACGCGACCAACGCGAGTCCGACAGGGAACCCGAGGCGCCCGAGTGCAGCCGGTGCCCTCGTGCCGCCGTCACCCTCGGGCAACTGCCGGTCGACGACCCACCAGCCGAGCCAGAGGCACACCGGCACCAGCCAAGGGCCGGCGGAGAAGGCGAACGCCACCGGTGACGACCGTTCGGTCGTCAACGCGAGGTCGAGCGGCGGCGCGACGAACGACGTCAGGAACGGAAGGGAGACGAGGACGGCGGCGGCGGCGATCGCCGCGGCCTCTGCAAGGCGCCGGGCGAGTGTCGTGTGCGTTCGCGCCGTGACCAGCAGCAGGCAGGCGCACAGGCCCGCGAGCGGCGGGGCGTCCCAGGGTGAGGTCGACGTCATGGCGCCCGCCACGACACCGAGGAGGACCGCCGTCGGCAGGTGCGAACGACCCGTACCGGTCAACCGCAGCAGGAGGGCCAGGAACGCGACGACGAGCGGCGCGTTCATCAGGTGAGGGTGCAGGTCGCCCCAGGTGAGCGAGAAGAACGGGAACTCGGTGATCGCCCCCTCGATAATCCGAGTGGCGCCGAAGAGGTCGGGATGACCGGCCCAGAAGCCCGCCTGGGCGAGGAGCGCGAAACTGCCTCCGAGAGCGATCAGCAGTGCACCGCCGGTCGCGAGGGCCAGCCGGCCCGTGAGCGCGAGGCCGAGTGAGAACGTCGCGCTCGCCAGTTGTGCGGCAATCGTGGCCAGTGCCAGGTTGTAGGCCACGGCCGGCACGGTGACCAGCGCCTTCGCGACCAGCCCCCACGAGAAGTACCCGAAGTAGTAGTAGTTGACCGATTCGCCGGCGAACCACGGGTCGACCGGCGGAAACGCTTCGGCGCGCATGGCCGCGTTGAGCAGCGCGAAGTCCATCCACTTCTCGCCGCCCAGGATGTTGGGCGCCAGGCTACGGAGTGCAGCGAACGCGAGGAACGTGCCGAGGAAGATCGTCTCGGCCATGAGCACCGCGGGACGAGATGCGGTGCCAGCCTCAGCCGATCGCGCACGGCGAGACACCAACGCGATCGCGCAGGCCCCGGCGACGACCATCCACACGGTCGTCACCGAGATCGGCAGGCCGACGGCGGCCATCGTCCACACGATGGTGGCGAGCAGGAGCAGGCCGAGTGTCTTCGAGAGGCCGACGCCCCGGTCGGGGAGGACGGCGAGGGAGGGGCCGAAGAGACGGTCGAACAACCACGCGAGGCCGTTGACGAACAGCACCCACGTCGCGATGGTCAACACGACGCCGCGCCGTTACCGGGCCGCGGGGGCGCGACCCTCCGGGCGCACGGGCGGGCTGCCGTGCGCGGGCGACCGATCAGAGCTTCGTCGAGTCGAGCGTGGCGCTCGAGGACTCGATGTCTTCGAACGAATCGAC encodes the following:
- a CDS encoding lasso peptide biosynthesis B2 protein — translated: MRRILGAASLARALLVVFAVRLALIVWPFASVHELVDRKSRPRTGASPASRTPARVVAGRVDRVARFVPGATCLVRSLAARLLLGWAGHESRLRIGVARPGQAGLEAHAWVECDGVTVLGATTDTHFTPLPDLPPRSRAS
- a CDS encoding nucleotidyltransferase family protein — protein: MSREVALLAAVARAHSGGGTDRLRQAVAGIEAWAPVLRLAAVHGVMPLTASTLLQWAGDVLPPPVAVDLRDRVRDNARRMLGLSAELRRIRDAFDRSGLRVLAFKGPTLAMLAYGNVALRRSRDLDLLVEPGSLPRAHDLVADLGYGIADPLTSLAGADLRQYLRSSHQAEYVNTALAMRIDVQTALAPPFLPSPDFDQLWDRRTLVALPGGAVDAIGPADLLPALCQHGLRHGWERFQWVVDVALLAARSPITTGAERLENGWAASRAVALGLSLAEETTGIDGGRTATRVVADAGVRRLTRIAARALFEDATVRQRAWTNFRLQYGAQEHWRAKARYLRALAETRSNADWAASPSAASSSSLVSALQRTWRLAIDYGGGWWSRGSSRRHT
- a CDS encoding TIGR03663 family protein, with the translated sequence MKSVRLGSFGVYWAVVALVGLAALATRFWNLGGRFMHHDEAVHAWFAAELLSGRGYHADPVYHGPLLYHLEALVFGLFGAGDLQARLVSAVAGVVLVFAFVSLFRRIIGPAPALVAAALAATSPTLVFYSRFNNHDALVALWSLVLLWVPLALGRFPTSRVVALGAATLSLGIATKLNIWFIVAAAGTWMLCRARHSPVDGRDVWSALRAFRGWRWLGLLAAFILAALYLTTFQYHVDHAGGFATALARTASAPLVDPVLHWAAMHAEERLGGPFHYYGVLLLVYEPLILLGALGLVIEDAVRRRRLLWLTVAAAAATAFGVLWLDPDQQAALRAIAHLHRLHAPFVVLGAGLVLGAVRELLARGRDTEAYLVCVASMVTVLYSYAGEKVPWLAVHVVVPWLLVVAIRLTRWWDATTGPWRGILATVVVVCSAIATWSTVALLTFNRHNVGEPMLQVEFAGDVRLVVDAIAQRSATAAPGEPVAEIERPYQWPFHWYLRDVQVSYVEEVEDPPRAPFVLAGSASPTDLPGYTSQQGLYHTGSWWLGQASALDVRGLVRFWWRRDRWGPRWTSRFYVWRLDEPRDHHPPP